A section of the Subtercola frigoramans genome encodes:
- a CDS encoding M20 family metallo-hydrolase, with the protein MHAKRVKHDDLKPDLERLGHDLEAISAFTEPGHDGWTRRVLSDPYLASRAFVRQTMVEAGLEVHTDAAGNTIGILEGRTHGSAIASGSHTDTVASGGRYDGVVGVMGAIETARRFQETGTRLDHDFYVIDFLGEEPNDYGVSCVGSRVITGAVTPEFFDKSSAEGVSLGQEFERLGFSPAAMLDAAWPTGRLAGFVELHIEQGPVLERSGTQLGVVTTIAGIERVLATFLGRPDHAGTAAMADRKDALVAAAEAILMVEQIGCSGEHSVATVGSIDVEPGALNVVPSLSRLWTELRSPSAEWLGTARRRLLSEFTDLADRRGIQVDLEWLNDQDPVHTAQTVQDLIAGTSDSLGYSWRAMPSGAGHDAAHIATVTPTGMIFVPSRGGRSHCPEEFTELADIGIGVHALAATLLELDAR; encoded by the coding sequence GTGCATGCGAAAAGAGTGAAGCACGATGACCTCAAACCAGACCTCGAGCGCCTCGGGCACGACCTCGAAGCCATTTCGGCGTTCACCGAGCCCGGCCACGACGGATGGACCCGCCGGGTGCTGAGCGACCCGTATCTCGCGTCGCGCGCGTTCGTGAGGCAGACGATGGTCGAGGCCGGTCTCGAGGTGCATACCGACGCGGCCGGCAACACGATCGGGATCCTCGAGGGGCGCACCCACGGCTCCGCCATCGCTTCGGGGTCGCACACAGACACCGTGGCCAGCGGCGGACGCTACGACGGCGTGGTCGGAGTGATGGGGGCGATCGAGACGGCCCGGCGGTTCCAGGAGACAGGTACCCGACTCGACCACGACTTCTACGTCATCGACTTCCTTGGCGAGGAGCCGAACGACTACGGCGTCAGCTGCGTCGGAAGTCGCGTCATCACCGGGGCGGTCACCCCGGAGTTCTTCGACAAGTCCAGCGCAGAGGGCGTGTCTCTCGGGCAGGAGTTCGAACGCCTCGGGTTCTCACCGGCCGCCATGCTCGACGCCGCCTGGCCCACCGGGCGCCTGGCCGGCTTTGTCGAACTGCACATCGAGCAGGGCCCCGTACTCGAGCGTTCCGGCACGCAGCTGGGTGTCGTGACGACCATCGCCGGTATCGAACGAGTTCTCGCAACATTCCTCGGTCGCCCAGACCACGCCGGCACTGCAGCCATGGCCGACCGCAAAGACGCCCTGGTCGCTGCCGCAGAGGCGATCCTGATGGTCGAGCAGATCGGATGCTCGGGGGAACACTCAGTCGCGACCGTCGGGTCGATCGATGTCGAGCCCGGCGCCCTGAATGTCGTTCCGTCACTCTCGCGGCTCTGGACGGAGCTGCGCAGTCCCTCTGCCGAGTGGCTCGGCACGGCACGGCGGCGCCTCCTCTCCGAGTTCACCGATCTGGCGGATCGCCGCGGCATCCAGGTCGATCTGGAGTGGCTGAACGACCAGGATCCCGTACACACCGCCCAGACTGTGCAGGACCTCATCGCCGGCACCAGCGACTCCCTCGGCTACAGCTGGCGTGCCATGCCGAGCGGCGCCGGCCACGACGCTGCACACATCGCCACCGTGACACCGACGGGCATGATCTTCGTACCCTCGCGTGGCGGGCGCAGCCACTGCCCGGAGGAATTCACCGAACTCGCCGACATCGGCATCGGGGTGCACGCCCTCGCCGCAACACTGCTCGAACTCGACGCCCGATGA
- a CDS encoding IclR family transcriptional regulator, translating into MTSLDRGLEILSHIALNGPTTPESIAADAGLPLSTTYRYITTLRNKGYIADYEGHFDLGLRTLRMLRPEALQRCLAAIASPVMFDLVAKTDETALLTVRDGWSATCIEIAEPRRAIRFSFRRGVSLSLHKGASSKPLLAFMDSAFIHRYLDSRVGWEEGQDPEATWQELADVRSKGVAITVSELDSGALGIGVPVFWDGRIAACVSLVGPSNRLADRRIRDAVGHVREAGARITELLRDTTPDDVRNFETDAEPDAESGAGDDSPTMTIEKVS; encoded by the coding sequence ATGACGTCACTGGACCGCGGCCTCGAGATCCTCTCACACATCGCGCTGAACGGCCCGACCACGCCCGAATCGATTGCGGCCGACGCCGGGCTGCCCCTCAGCACCACCTACCGGTACATCACGACCCTTCGCAACAAGGGCTACATCGCAGATTACGAGGGTCACTTCGACCTGGGGCTGCGAACGCTTCGCATGTTGCGCCCCGAAGCGTTACAACGCTGCCTGGCGGCAATCGCGAGCCCGGTGATGTTCGATCTGGTCGCGAAGACCGACGAGACGGCGCTTCTCACGGTGAGGGACGGCTGGAGTGCCACCTGCATCGAGATCGCCGAGCCGCGCCGAGCCATCAGGTTCTCCTTTCGCCGAGGTGTATCGCTCTCCTTGCACAAGGGAGCCTCGTCGAAACCGCTTCTCGCGTTCATGGATTCCGCGTTCATCCACCGCTATCTCGACAGCAGGGTGGGGTGGGAAGAAGGCCAGGATCCGGAGGCGACCTGGCAGGAACTCGCTGACGTGCGTTCGAAGGGCGTCGCCATCACCGTCTCCGAACTCGACTCGGGCGCACTCGGAATCGGCGTGCCCGTGTTCTGGGACGGCAGGATCGCGGCCTGCGTCAGCCTGGTCGGCCCGAGCAACAGGCTCGCCGACCGCCGGATCCGCGACGCGGTCGGGCACGTGAGAGAGGCCGGCGCCAGAATCACCGAGCTGCTGCGCGACACCACTCCAGATGACGTCCGAAACTTCGAAACAGACGCTGAGCCCGATGCCGAATCCGGCGCCGGAGACGACAGCCCCACGATGACGATCGAGAAAGTGAGCTGA
- a CDS encoding O-acetylhomoserine aminocarboxypropyltransferase/cysteine synthase family protein produces MTTTQQPYGEDNFGFSTEQVHAGEIIDGDFGARITPIYLTAGFVFDSFDHAQARFAGEDGGLVYTRYANPTNTAVEAKLTALERGADSLLVSSGQAAITVALLGILQSGDHFLSTPSLYEGSKTLFRENFARLGIEVEFVDDPHDLAEWRRRVRPNTRAIYGETIPNPKNDLIDIELIGRFAREEGLPFVIDSTASTPYLIRPIEHGAHIVVHSASKFLSGHGASLAGVVVDGGTFDWSLYPAKFPQFSTPIGGPGSPTLVEKFGRTAYLEYTRTNIAGRFGPVLSPLNAFLLQQGLETLSLRVERHCRNALAVASWLEAQPEVSSVDYPGLSSNPSHALAVRYYPRGTGSVFGFTLRGGVDAARILIDSVELFSRMSHMGDVRSLILHPASTSHAHLTAEQRDALGIGPGLVRLSIGIEDEVDLLADLEAAFAALRLSQQAFAVGAWSPCAVGVLGELRV; encoded by the coding sequence ATGACCACTACCCAGCAGCCGTACGGCGAAGACAACTTCGGCTTCAGCACCGAGCAGGTGCACGCAGGGGAGATCATCGACGGCGATTTCGGCGCGCGCATCACGCCGATCTACCTCACGGCCGGGTTCGTCTTCGACTCCTTCGACCACGCCCAGGCGCGCTTCGCCGGTGAAGACGGCGGGCTGGTCTATACGCGGTATGCGAACCCGACGAACACTGCCGTCGAGGCGAAACTCACCGCTCTCGAGCGCGGCGCCGACTCCCTGCTCGTCAGCAGCGGGCAGGCAGCGATCACCGTCGCGCTGCTCGGGATTCTGCAGTCGGGCGACCACTTCCTCTCCACCCCGAGCCTCTACGAAGGTTCGAAGACGCTGTTTCGCGAGAACTTCGCCCGGCTCGGCATCGAGGTCGAGTTCGTCGACGACCCCCACGATCTCGCCGAGTGGCGGCGCAGGGTTCGGCCGAACACGCGGGCCATCTACGGCGAGACCATTCCCAACCCCAAGAACGACCTGATCGACATCGAGCTCATCGGCCGGTTCGCCCGCGAAGAGGGCCTGCCGTTCGTGATCGACAGCACAGCATCCACCCCGTACCTGATCAGGCCGATCGAGCACGGTGCCCACATCGTGGTGCACTCGGCCAGCAAGTTCCTGAGCGGGCACGGCGCGTCACTGGCCGGTGTGGTCGTCGATGGAGGCACGTTCGACTGGTCGCTGTACCCTGCGAAGTTCCCGCAGTTCTCCACGCCCATCGGCGGGCCGGGAAGCCCCACGTTGGTCGAGAAGTTCGGCAGAACCGCGTACCTCGAGTACACCCGCACGAACATCGCGGGGCGTTTCGGCCCGGTGCTCTCGCCGCTCAACGCATTCCTGCTGCAGCAGGGCCTCGAGACCCTCTCGCTGCGGGTTGAGCGGCACTGCCGCAACGCCCTCGCCGTGGCATCCTGGCTCGAGGCACAACCCGAGGTGTCGAGCGTCGACTACCCGGGCCTTTCGTCGAACCCGTCGCACGCGCTCGCGGTGCGGTACTACCCGCGCGGTACCGGTTCCGTGTTCGGTTTCACGCTGCGCGGCGGTGTGGATGCTGCGCGAATCCTCATCGACTCCGTTGAGTTGTTCAGCCGCATGTCGCACATGGGTGACGTACGGTCGCTCATTCTGCACCCGGCGAGCACCTCGCACGCGCACCTGACGGCCGAGCAGCGGGATGCGCTGGGCATCGGGCCGGGGCTGGTACGGCTGTCGATCGGTATCGAAGACGAGGTCGACCTGCTCGCTGACCTCGAGGCCGCGTTCGCGGCGCTGCGGCTGTCGCAGCAGGCATTCGCTGTCGGCGCGTGGAGCCCTTGTGCGGTCGGCGTGCTGGGCGAACTGCGCGTCTGA
- a CDS encoding UbiD family decarboxylase: MAPIDQSLRSFLKRCDDRGLLKRVFDTVSPEFEIAAYLAELDPGPVVTFDSVAGSTMPVVANVLGSLERIADALGTDVSGIQSAITEAVGSTGRLELVDVAPVQQKILGTDLSALPIPTFFEREGGPYITAGVIIARDPVTGLGNASFARVRPLGGNRAMIGIAPNHHLNKMAERAPDGRLEIAVVIGAHPSVQLAACLYLGLGDDELLHVESMLGEPLRVVQARTVDLLVPADAEIVLEGVLDVRNTFDEGDVSEYHGMYERYGAAATAEFSAITSRADPIYQAVLPGLHREHLYLGAIPIAAGLRAAVERSIPNVGEVSITESGGGRLVAVVQLHDPRPGQGKQAMMACWGSLSMLKQVTVVNDDIDVWDPIAVEWARIARCRIERDLVTIQDARTDRSEPLESGGTVTKIGFDALVNESDRVEGFERATPPAAVTTAVREKLFGLPNARQTRSADEGVTE, translated from the coding sequence ATGGCCCCGATCGACCAGTCGCTGCGCAGCTTCCTGAAGCGCTGTGACGACCGCGGCCTGCTCAAGCGCGTCTTCGACACCGTGTCGCCCGAGTTCGAGATCGCGGCCTACCTGGCGGAACTCGACCCCGGCCCCGTCGTCACCTTCGATTCCGTCGCCGGTTCCACAATGCCCGTCGTTGCGAACGTGCTGGGCAGCCTGGAACGCATTGCCGATGCCCTCGGCACCGATGTGTCGGGCATCCAGAGTGCCATCACCGAGGCTGTCGGCTCGACAGGGCGCCTCGAGCTCGTCGACGTGGCTCCGGTGCAACAGAAGATACTCGGCACCGATCTCTCGGCCCTGCCCATACCGACGTTCTTCGAACGCGAGGGCGGGCCATACATCACGGCCGGCGTCATCATCGCCCGCGACCCGGTGACCGGGCTCGGCAACGCCTCCTTTGCGCGAGTGCGGCCGCTCGGCGGCAACCGGGCGATGATCGGGATCGCGCCGAACCATCACCTCAACAAGATGGCAGAGCGGGCTCCAGACGGCCGCCTCGAGATCGCTGTCGTGATCGGCGCGCACCCCTCGGTCCAGCTTGCCGCATGCCTGTACCTCGGGCTGGGCGATGACGAACTGCTGCACGTCGAGTCGATGCTCGGAGAACCACTGCGGGTCGTGCAGGCGCGCACTGTCGACCTTCTCGTACCGGCCGACGCCGAAATCGTGCTCGAGGGAGTCCTCGACGTGCGAAACACGTTCGACGAAGGCGATGTGTCGGAGTACCACGGCATGTACGAGCGCTACGGTGCCGCAGCGACGGCAGAGTTCTCAGCGATAACCTCGCGCGCAGACCCGATCTACCAGGCTGTGCTGCCGGGGCTTCATCGCGAACACCTGTACCTCGGCGCCATTCCCATCGCTGCGGGGTTGCGCGCAGCGGTGGAGCGCTCGATTCCCAACGTGGGCGAAGTCTCGATCACCGAATCCGGCGGCGGCCGCCTCGTCGCAGTCGTGCAGCTTCATGACCCGAGACCCGGGCAGGGCAAGCAGGCGATGATGGCCTGCTGGGGGTCGCTCAGCATGCTGAAACAGGTCACGGTGGTGAACGACGACATCGACGTCTGGGACCCGATCGCGGTGGAGTGGGCCCGAATCGCCCGGTGCAGGATCGAACGCGATCTGGTGACGATCCAGGATGCCCGGACCGACCGGTCCGAACCGCTCGAGTCAGGGGGCACGGTCACAAAGATCGGGTTCGATGCCCTCGTCAACGAATCCGATCGGGTGGAGGGCTTCGAGCGGGCGACGCCCCCTGCCGCGGTCACGACGGCCGTGCGCGAGAAGCTCTTCGGGCTGCCGAATGCCCGGCAGACACGGTCAGCCGATGAAGGAGTCACCGAATGA
- a CDS encoding UbiX family flavin prenyltransferase encodes MNPPPNGTALPAALPDALPKIIVAISGASGAIYGIRLLEAMREHGLAESHLVVSRSGRATITSETDYSVRQVTELADVVYDNADMTAAIASGSFRTAGMIVAPCSMKTLSGIANSYDETLIVRAADVCLKERRTVVALLRETPLHRGHLRIMSEAAEAGALIMPPVPAFYTRPATVEDIVMHTVGRTLDLLGLEMPGASRWG; translated from the coding sequence ATGAACCCGCCCCCGAACGGTACTGCCCTGCCGGCCGCGCTTCCGGACGCCCTTCCCAAGATCATCGTCGCCATCTCCGGCGCCTCTGGAGCCATCTACGGCATCCGTCTTCTCGAGGCGATGCGAGAACACGGGCTGGCGGAATCCCATCTTGTGGTCAGTCGTTCTGGTCGCGCCACGATCACCTCCGAGACCGATTACTCCGTGCGCCAGGTGACTGAGCTGGCAGACGTCGTCTACGACAATGCCGACATGACCGCCGCGATCGCCAGCGGCTCGTTCCGCACAGCGGGGATGATCGTCGCACCGTGCAGCATGAAGACGCTCTCGGGCATAGCCAACAGTTACGACGAGACCCTCATCGTGCGAGCGGCAGACGTCTGCCTGAAGGAACGCCGCACCGTCGTCGCACTACTGAGGGAGACTCCCCTGCACCGTGGTCACCTGCGCATCATGTCAGAGGCCGCCGAGGCAGGGGCTCTCATCATGCCCCCCGTCCCTGCCTTCTACACGCGGCCTGCGACAGTCGAAGACATCGTGATGCACACGGTCGGCCGAACCCTCGACCTGCTCGGGCTCGAGATGCCTGGCGCGTCGCGCTGGGGGTGA